The genomic interval GTCGATAAGAAATAGTATATAAATATAACTAAAATAATAACACCTAGAGCTATTTTCTTATCAAACAATCCATGTATTAAAATTGCAGGTGAACTTACGAATACTGTGCCGGTTAATAGCAATAATAACAGTGTAAAAACATTCACAACATGTTTCATCGCTTTTCCCAGGAACTTCCCTGCAAGTTCAGGTAAGTGAGCACCTTTGTTTCTAATTGAAATCATACCCGTTAAATAATCATGAACAGCACCTGCAAATATACATCCCAGAACTATCCATATAAAAGCAACAGGTCCATATAAAGCCCCCATAATAGGTCCAAATATTGGCCCAACACCAGCAATATTCAATAGTTGAATCAACGCATTTGGTTTTGTATTCATCGGAACAAAATCAACATTATCTTGTTGATCATATGCCGGAGTAGGTCGTTCTTCTTTAACCCCAAAAATTTTCTCAATGTAATATCCATACGTAAAATAACCTATTATCAGAAGTACAATACATAGTAAAAATGTAACCATACAAATCCCCCTTCATAATGAAAACGCTTACTATAATATTCTAAATAATCTGATAATGAATGTAAATACATATACAAAAAATACCCGATATTCCTGATAAAATTTTCATTTTCCAGGAAATATTCGGGTATTAAAAATGTTCATCTATTACTTATCTGTTTTAAATACTTTAATCGAAATTTCGTAAAAATTCTCGTATTCCGTATCTTTACGTTTCACCTTAACGCCGCTTTTTTCAACAGCTTTTAAGCTTTGTCCAATTGTATTAAATGCAAGTTTGATGTCACGCGTAAACCCAATACGCTTCGGTTTCACATCTTCTCCACCAAGCATACGTTTAACACGCTCTTCTGTTTGCTTAACGTTTAAATTCTGACTTTTAATAATATTAAGCATTTGAAGTTGTCCCGCTTCATCTAACGCAAGGAGGCTACGCGCATGTCGTTCAGTAATCTGATGTTTGTTCAACGCATCCAGTATCGGTTGTGACAATCTTAATAAACGTAATTTATTCGCGATAAATGACTGGCTTTTACCTAGACTTGTCGCTAAATCATTTTGTGTGATTCCATCTAAGTCCAGCAGTTTTTTATATGCTTCTGCTTCTTCTACCGCTGATAAGTTTTCACGTTGAATGTTTTCAATCAATGCAATCGCAGCTGTCTCTTTATCGTTCATTTGTTTAACGATTACTTCTGTTTCAGCTGTATTATTCATTTTCAGCGCTCTGAAACGGCGCTCACCTGCGATGATTTCATACATATCTTCTTCAATTGGACGTACGACAATAGGTTGTAGTAATCCATATGATTTAATAGAATCAGCGAGCTCTTTTATTTTCTCTTCATCAAATATTTGTCTCGGTTGATAGCGATTCGGTACGATGCGTTCAACGGAAACTTTTACAACATTACCATTTTGGCGTGCAACTTCCATATCCTCTTCTTTTTCTTTCAGCCCAAATAATTTTGAAAAAGGTTTTTTCATAACAATCGACTCACTTTCAATTCAAATACTTATTTTAATAATGGTTCTTTATTAGGTGTACCTGGTTTTCGTGGATATTTCTTAGGTGTCTGTCTTTTCTTTTCAATGTCCAGAATATAGCGCATACTTTCTTCTTCAGGAAGTGTCAGTGGATGATTTTCTACAACTTCTCCTCCTAAAATTGAAATAGCAAATAATCCTTCTTCAACTTCGATTTCACCTTGTGCGCCTTTTAACGCTATGAAATGGCCACCTTTTTTAACAAGTGGTAAGCATAACTCGCTTAATACCGATAACCTTGCAACTGCTCTTGCTGTTACAACATCGAAACTTTCTCTATATTGCCCTTTTCCGAAAGTTTCAGCGCGATCATGTACAAATCGGCAGTTTGTAAGGTTCAGTTCAGCGCTCAGATGATTTAAGAAATTGATGCGTTTATTCAAAGAATCCACGATAGTAAGTTCTAAATGCGGATACAATATCTTTAAAGGGATGCTTGGGAATCCAGCGCCTGCACCAACATCACAAATAGATTTTACTTTATTAAAATCAAAATAGAAACTCGGCGTAATCGAATCAAAAAAATGCTTTAAATAAACTTCTTCTTTTTCTGTTACCGCTGTTAAATTAATTTTCTCATTCCACTCTACTAAAGTTTCGTAGTAAATTGCAAATTGTTTTTGTTGTGCTTCAGTGAGTTCGAACCCTTTTTCTTTTAAATGTTGTAAAAATTTCGTCTCATTCATCTAATTCACCCTTTTTATTTTCCCTTGTTCAATATAAATCAATAAGATAGATATGTCAGCAGGATTAACACCTGAAATACGTGATGCCTGCGCGATACTTAATGGCTTAACTTCTTTAAGTTTCTGACGGGCTTCAGTAGCTAAACTATGAATATCATCGTAATCAATGTTCTCAGGAATTTTCTTATT from Macrococcus armenti carries:
- the noc gene encoding nucleoid occlusion protein produces the protein MKKPFSKLFGLKEKEEDMEVARQNGNVVKVSVERIVPNRYQPRQIFDEEKIKELADSIKSYGLLQPIVVRPIEEDMYEIIAGERRFRALKMNNTAETEVIVKQMNDKETAAIALIENIQRENLSAVEEAEAYKKLLDLDGITQNDLATSLGKSQSFIANKLRLLRLSQPILDALNKHQITERHARSLLALDEAGQLQMLNIIKSQNLNVKQTEERVKRMLGGEDVKPKRIGFTRDIKLAFNTIGQSLKAVEKSGVKVKRKDTEYENFYEISIKVFKTDK
- the rsmG gene encoding 16S rRNA (guanine(527)-N(7))-methyltransferase RsmG, with amino-acid sequence MNETKFLQHLKEKGFELTEAQQKQFAIYYETLVEWNEKINLTAVTEKEEVYLKHFFDSITPSFYFDFNKVKSICDVGAGAGFPSIPLKILYPHLELTIVDSLNKRINFLNHLSAELNLTNCRFVHDRAETFGKGQYRESFDVVTARAVARLSVLSELCLPLVKKGGHFIALKGAQGEIEVEEGLFAISILGGEVVENHPLTLPEEESMRYILDIEKKRQTPKKYPRKPGTPNKEPLLK